From Bacillota bacterium, the proteins below share one genomic window:
- a CDS encoding type II toxin-antitoxin system Phd/YefM family antitoxin, which translates to MKVNSTELQNNFGKYLMLAAQEDIIITRNGMEIAKLSAIRDVVSECGMMSGMVMEKVEAYGFYGGRKASYDEFLKLTEDTEERYEYIDGEIYLLASLKTAHQIALTELFVIFHNWFQGKECIPMVAPYDITLKRNPEDINVAQPDIMVICDLEEKLDKNDYYQGVPALVVEILSEGTRSKDLIEKLDLYMSCGVREYWIVNPINKEVTVHLFAENDISNNITYRKAETARSYIFEGLSAELDGIFK; encoded by the coding sequence ATGAAAGTCAACTCAACGGAACTACAGAACAATTTCGGGAAATACCTGATGCTTGCGGCGCAAGAAGATATCATAATTACAAGAAACGGTATGGAAATAGCAAAACTGTCGGCCATCAGAGATGTGGTTTCAGAATGCGGTATGATGTCCGGAATGGTAATGGAAAAGGTGGAAGCGTATGGTTTTTACGGCGGCAGAAAGGCATCCTATGACGAGTTTTTGAAGCTGACCGAAGATACCGAGGAAAGATACGAATATATAGATGGTGAAATATACCTGCTGGCTTCACTTAAAACAGCGCACCAGATAGCTTTAACCGAACTGTTTGTAATTTTTCACAACTGGTTTCAGGGTAAAGAATGCATCCCCATGGTTGCCCCTTATGATATCACACTCAAGAGAAACCCGGAGGATATAAATGTTGCCCAGCCTGATATTATGGTCATCTGCGACCTTGAGGAAAAGCTGGATAAAAATGACTACTACCAGGGAGTCCCGGCACTTGTGGTTGAAATTTTATCAGAGGGCACGCGGAGCAAGGATTTGATTGAAAAGCTCGACCTTTACATGTCCTGCGGCGTCAGGGAATACTGGATTGTCAACCCGATAAACAAGGAAGTTACCGTTCATCTTTTTGCCGAAAACGATATCAGCAACAATATCACTTACAGAAAAGCCGAAACTGCCCGATCCTACATTTTTGAAGGATTATCCGCGGAGCTTGACGGAATCTTCAAGTAA